The following is a genomic window from Manihot esculenta cultivar AM560-2 chromosome 9, M.esculenta_v8, whole genome shotgun sequence.
AAATGGATGAGGTTGGAAAGGAAGCGCAGGTAAAATTTTCGAGAATGCTGTCCTCCATCCTATCACTCTGGTTTGATACTTCTAATTTATCTCTGTCTGCATATAATTGTATAGCTGAGAGGTTTTGAATTTGCAAAAGCTGTAACCTTGGTGCCTGAACCATTCACTCTGGAGAATGGCCTGCTTACTCCAACATTCAAGGTAAAGCAATTCCTTTCATTAGTCACATCTCGCATCACCACCTCTTGTCATGATTTTAGCACCCTTAATGAACCACTTTGGACTGTGCGTTGACTCTttcaattggaaaaaaaaaaaaaggaaaaaaaaaggtgGATTTTGCAATCAGTTGACATCGCTTTGGTTCAGCCCACTTGTCCTGCTCAAACCATTCCAGGCTGAACCAGTTTAACTATTACGTGGCCAGTTTGAGAAGTTAAAAATGGGTTTGAAGATGAATTGAGCTGGCTAATGGGCTGGTTTGTGGTTTCCATTCCTGACACCAACTATTCCTTGCCTATTTTGTCTTAGCTAACTGCATTGAATCTTCAAGCACCGGTTGGAAATGGAAAATTTTGTTTTCTTGGATTTAATTTCAGTGTCTTGCAGATTAAGAGGCCCCAAGCTAAGGAATACTTTGCCAAAGCCATATCAGATATGTATGCTGAGCTTTCCTCTTCAGATCCCCGACCGTTGATGTGATGAGTCAGTTACGTTTGTAGAAATGAGTGCATCATCCGATTGATCGTTAGGTTGTGGCTCACAGGTGCTGCTGCTTCTTTTATAAATGCTTGTTGGGGAGCAAAATCTGTTTATGGTTGGATTACATTAATATGCACATACTGAGAACACACACGTCATGTTCAATACATATCTTTTCCAGTTCTGGTGCTTTTATTAAACTGTATTTGTTATGCACGCGATAATAACAGCAGATAATTACTGCTAATTGGTCATGCCTATAATCTGAATACGGCTTTAAAATAATGCAAATTGATGCAATTTTTCGCAAAGTTCAACAGAgaagaattcaattaaattccTCACAACCCGATTGCTGGTTTTGTTTAGTCCACTGGTGAAATTTCAACTTCTCTGGGCGAAAGTCCAGCTTTGAGCCAACAATTTTCAAAGAAAATGTACAACACATTTCAGGAAAATCAATATttctgaataaaataaaatattgctgAGGGGTATAATATCCATTTTACATCCATAAATAACCAACTATTTGAAGTTTTGGGTCACAATCATAGAAAGATGGGCCAAAATCACTGTTTAACAAGCGGTCGCGTGTTGTTCCAAAGCCATTCACGAGCAGGACCATCCAACAGTGGTGCAACCTGTGAAATCTTACGTTAGTCAGGATAGATAAGGATGCAATATGTCAAAAATAAACATGGGTAGTTGCAACAGACTGAAACAGAGTTTAAATATGCGTAATAGACCTTCCCAAACCCCAATAGTTACTTTACTTCTAATAAAGTGAATCCTACTTTATAGATCATCACCATTGGATGTTTGAAATGGCTCATCTAATGGTAAAGGCAACATAATAGAACAAAAGTCACCACAGAAGACACTGAAACTTTCTATATTTGACCAGAAAGTTTATATAACATCTAAGTTTATTAAAGACATACCTTTTCCTTTTTGTTCAAAATTTCCTAGTATGAGAAAACaatgaaattgaaattgaaattcaaaTGTAACAAGTGTGAGTTGTTTAGAAGGATGATTCTATTTTCTCTATCTAATAACTGAGCTACAGAAAATGAGTATAAAAAGTTTGCGACAACACAAAACTACCAAGTAGTTGTAACATTTACCTTCACCCAAACTTGTGAATGGTAATCGTTAAGCCAATTAACTTCACTAGCAGACAGTAAGGATAAATCTACCATTTTAGCCTGCAGTACAATCACAAAGAGGGTTCTGACTTGTAAGCGGTGATATTTGGACTGCCAGAAGACAATCatactaaaatataataatgaatTACATACGAAAACCAAGATGAAACTGAAATCcaaaatgcaaaaaaaaaaaaatgaaacagAATATCTGAAAAGAAGTTGGTTTCCTGAACAACATCAAATTCACAAAAAAGAAGGTTAGTTTTACCAGGCAATCACTAATATACCTGAATGGGGACAAATGTGAGCTTTTCAAATCCCAAATAGTCTATTCCTCCAAAGTGATTTGGGGTGTTCATCTCTTTCACATGAAGTAGATTCTGCAAGAGTAGGATGGAAATTAGCCACAATTGCCTTTAACTGAAAAttcaaaaaagaataaaaaatattttatttctccgTTAAAAAATCATCCAAATCTTTGTCGGATGATCTGTGAATTTCAGTATTTCAGTTTTCTCAAGAGTTTGGGAAGTTTCTTTGTCAATTGGACCGGAGATGAAGAGTGGCCAGAAAATGGAACCTGGAACCCATCGGTTTTCAACCAAACCGAACAGATTTTTTTTCCAGTTCAGTTTGgaccttgaaaaaaaaaagttgtaaTTTGGTGTTCTGTTTTTTCGGTTCAGTTTGGAACTAAACCAACCTATTGCACACTCCTAAAGGGAAGTGATTGTATTTCAATCATTAGCAGAATGGTAAACATTAACAAAAAGACCAGCCAACTATCAATATAATCCAAATTATTTGCACAACAAATGGCCGAGGAGAGAAGTACACATGTGGGCAGTGTTCATCTGCACATGAGACGCACAGAGAAATAAGTAATACAAAGCACGTCAGCTAATAGATTAAACTCAATTAAGTCTGGACTCCACGCTGGTTGAGATGCATAAATCCTCTTTATAGAAGTGTGCCAAGCAAGGACTAAGGCAGTAAAGCGGGAAAGAGCAAGAATGAGAACTTTTTCCCTTATAGGGTGATAAACCTAGAGCCTAGCAATGTAATGCCCACAAGGAATACAGCAGAACTGTGACAAGTTTCTCAACCGTTGATTACAGAGAAAATCTAACAAAAGCTTTTACTTATCTAAGAAAGTCTGTGGGACAGAAGAaaggaataaaaattaaaagcaaaCTGCTATTGTCTGTATACCCAAAAAACATCTCCAAGGTTTGAATATCAAGAGAATCTATGCTTCCTTCAACCTTAAACCACTAACGTAGTCATGCATCAACAACCACAAAACAAACAAATTCTCTCTTTCTGGTCACCAGTTTCTTCAATTTTTACAGAATGAAGAAAGCCAGAAATACCAAACTAGAAGCTTCTAATTAATTTCATCCAATTAAGCATCCAGAAATGTTTCAATTAAAGAGCTAACATAAATTTTCAGAAGTGCATTAATGTAGCTAAATCACTACAGTACCTCAATCCGAATACCAAAAGCATGGTCTTCATAATACCCTGGTTCATTGCTCAATATCATGCCTTTCTGCAAAGGAGTCATATTTCCAAATCGAAAGCTAATACTTTGAGGTCCTTCATGAACATTTAATGCAGCTCCTACACCATGTCCAGTCCCTGAAAGATTGAAGGAGAAATGAGATGGAGCCAGAATCTCTTGTGCAAGGACTGAAGCATCATTTTGACCTTGAAAAACTTTCCAATCAGTGATAGTCCACataaagggaaaaaaattaCCATGTCGGTAGTCAAGCCCTATCTTCCACAGAAAAGAACGAGCGAATGCATCCAACACAAAACCGGGTGTGTTTTCAGGGAATACAGCCTGATCCAGGGCTATATGACCCTGCATTTCACAACTCCATCAGAAAACACTAATACAATCTTGTCTTCAAATGCCAAAATTGGTCATAAAGAAAGCAGAATACTTCAGATACAAGAAGCGAATACTGCAcagatgcaaaatgagaggggacttttaaaaataaatgtctTGAACAAGTAATTGTATGACCTATTAGACCATAAAAGACATTCTCCATAAACTGCATAGATTATGACCTATTGGACATCTACTATGCAAAAGACAGATCCAAAAAGATCCAACACCTGCAGAACTCGGGTGAAACATTCTTTCTCATATGCAGTAGGTTCACCAAAGTGTATAGTCCTGGTTATGTCAGTTGTTCCATCAACATATTGAGCTCCACTGTCCAATAGAAACAATTTTTTTGAATCCACAATACTACAACTCTCAGGTTCAGGTTTGTAGTGTATGATAGCACCATTTGCACCAGAACCTGTAAGGTCATCATAATAGAGAACACTGAAGTTGGAGAACAGATACTAATAATGCCTGTTTTGAACAAGCAGCCATTTGCAAGAAAGCACTGAAGCTAGATGTACCACTTATTGTATCAAAGCTAGTATCCAAGAAACCAGCTTGCTTGGAACGGAATTCAAGAAGTTTATCTGCCACATCTACTTCTGTTAGTTTCACATCTTTGTGCACTTCCTCTTCCAGCCACGCCCAAAACTGTGCTAAAGCTGCAGCATCCCTGcaaagtaaatattttaataagtaTGCATCCTACTTTTGAAGactcaaatctttttttttttaccatgccAAGTAGCATTTAAAGCCCACTTAAGGGCAATGCGGACCAAACCGAACTCGAAAGTTTGAGATCAAGTGGGATGCATTTAACCGAGCGGATTAAGCACGCTAGGCAAAAAACTTAAATCTTAATGCAGGCTATTTTGTGCATATTCAACTCATGTCCCAATGATTCAATATTATCATAATAGTCTTGAACACACCAAAGCATGAAAATGCAATATGATTATTGCCATAAAATAATATTCCAAGAAATGAAGCAATTACCTTAAATGGGAATTTCGCATGCCTTGTAACTCAGCTGGATTTTTTAATGCTTTTGCCAGAGAGATAGGTGATGCCTTGTAAACTCCAGATGGTCCCCATGACTGACCATTGGAGCCATTATATGCCTTAGTATTACTATTATTTTCACTTCCAAGATTCTCAAGATGTCTATCACACGCAGACTTGTAGGTGTTGACTATAGCAGCATTAACGGATGAAGTATCCAACCAGAGTTCAGCCCCTCGTTCAGCCAAACTGAAAGATAAAACCACCTTCTAGAGTATACTTATTACGAAAAGCAAGTTTACCTATTGACATGAAAAGCAACAAGCCTAAGACCGCTCCAGAAACAAAATAAGGTTGTGCAAGACAAGACACAGTTGTACAATTTGCATGTTGTGAAATATGACATAGTTTAATCATCTCACTTCCACCAATTTCACAtatctaagaaaaaaaaaaagaatataccCTTTTTGTAATGACTGAAATTGAAGCTGTATCTTCTTCCAATATTCTAAGGGTATGCAGCAATATATAAAATGATGCCAATGCTAAAGCACAAAAACTGTAAAACTTACCTTTCTATCTCAGAGAGGATGGCATCATAAGGCCTCAAATCAACACCTGCATTCTTCAAATGATTCAACACCTCAGGTGTGACTTTAGAATTATCCACAAATAATTTGGCTCCATCTATCTCCACGGTTAAGTATGCATACATAACAGGTGAATGAGGCACATCACCTCCTCTCtgtaaaaaaatatgtattttattgATTTGTACGAGTTATGTAAATTATACAACATTCCAGGATTCCCATTGTTTTGGTTACTTCCGCTGTAACAAAACTTCTAAAGATATTGACCAATTCCCGATATTCTCTccatttttataaaagtttatctCAAATTGTCCAAAAATGTTGGTCTGGAAAAATTACCAAGTTTAGCAGCCAGGCAATTTCATCAAGCATGGAAATAACAATTGCAGATGAACCAGCATCAAGAAGCTGAGATCTGAGGTTAGACAACTTTGATACTGCATCCACACCAGCATATTTTAGGTCATGTACTCTAATTGGTTTGTTTGGAGGCTTTGGCCTTGATTCATTCCATATTTCATCGACAAGGTTTGTATCATACAAGAAAATCAACTTGTGATTCTTCTTAGCTATAGCCTCCTTCAACTCTTCAGCAGcatcaaaagaaaaaagaaactgCTCCCTTCAGGAAGTCAAAGACAAAGTGGCATCATACACTTGGAAGGATGAACGATGATAATGTAATGcagatatataaataaattgctaGTCAGATGcaacaaattttttttctttggggGGAAAATAATTGACAACAATCTTAAATAATCCAAAAaatacacacacatatatatgagGTCAAGGTACTATAACAATTAAGCGTTCAGCATATGCTTAACAGGGTTAGAATTGCACATT
Proteins encoded in this region:
- the LOC110622861 gene encoding aminopeptidase P2 isoform X1 is translated as MHSLASPVMQPLSFSASLTQPSRALYSRFLSSSLSRSIFPNFRNHPKFYRNFSKSPLLIKACSSITAKPSSQIRRNSTSKSEPDEKLRALRELFSKPGIGIDAYIIPSQDAHQSEFIAECYMRRAYISGFTGSAGTAVVTKEQAALWTDGRYFLQAEKQLNSSWNLMRAGNLGVPNTIEWLNDVLPPGAKVGIDPFLFSFDAAEELKEAIAKKNHKLIFLYDTNLVDEIWNESRPKPPNKPIRVHDLKYAGVDAVSKLSNLRSQLLDAGSSAIVISMLDEIAWLLNLRGGDVPHSPVMYAYLTVEIDGAKLFVDNSKVTPEVLNHLKNAGVDLRPYDAILSEIESLAERGAELWLDTSSVNAAIVNTYKSACDRHLENLGSENNSNTKAYNGSNGQSWGPSGVYKASPISLAKALKNPAELQGMRNSHLRDAAALAQFWAWLEEEVHKDVKLTEVDVADKLLEFRSKQAGFLDTSFDTISGSGANGAIIHYKPEPESCSIVDSKKLFLLDSGAQYVDGTTDITRTIHFGEPTAYEKECFTRVLQGHIALDQAVFPENTPGFVLDAFARSFLWKIGLDYRHGNFFPFMWTITDWKVFQGQNDASVLAQEILAPSHFSFNLSGTGHGVGAALNVHEGPQSISFRFGNMTPLQKGMILSNEPGYYEDHAFGIRIENLLHVKEMNTPNHFGGIDYLGFEKLTFVPIQAKMVDLSLLSASEVNWLNDYHSQVWVKVAPLLDGPAREWLWNNTRPLVKQ
- the LOC110622861 gene encoding aminopeptidase P2 isoform X2, yielding MHSLASPVMQPLSFSASLTQPSRALYSRFLSSSLSRSIFPNFRNHPKFYRNFSKSPLLIKACSSITAKPSSQIRRNSTSKSEPDEKLRALRELFSKPGIGIDAYIIPSQDAHQSEFIAECYMRRAYISGFTGSAGTAVVTKEQAALWTDGRYFLQAEKQLNSSWNLMRAGNLGVPNTIEWLNDVLPPGAKVGIDPFLFSFDAAEELKEAIAKKNHKLIFLYDTNLVDEIWNESRPKPPNKPIRVHDLKYAGVDAVSKLSNLRSQLLDAGSSAIVISMLDEIAWLLNLRGGDVPHSPVMYAYLTVEIDGAKLFVDNSKVTPEVLNHLKNAGVDLRPYDAILSEIESLAERGAELWLDTSSVNAAIVNTYKSACDRHLENLGSENNSNTKAYNGSNGQSWGPSGVYKASPISLAKALKNPAELQGMRNSHLRDAAALAQFWAWLEEEVHKDVKLTEVDVADKLLEFRSKQAGFLDTSFDTISGSGANGAIIHYKPEPESCSIVDSKKLFLLDSGAQYVDGTTDITRTIHFGEPTAYEKECFTRVLQGHIALDQAVFPENTPGFVLDAFARSFLWKIGLDYRHGTGHGVGAALNVHEGPQSISFRFGNMTPLQKGMILSNEPGYYEDHAFGIRIENLLHVKEMNTPNHFGGIDYLGFEKLTFVPIQAKMVDLSLLSASEVNWLNDYHSQVWVKVAPLLDGPAREWLWNNTRPLVKQ